A single region of the Streptomyces sp. AM 4-1-1 genome encodes:
- the carA gene encoding glutamine-hydrolyzing carbamoyl-phosphate synthase small subunit, producing MTTSTRGRASQQASPAVLVLEDGRSFRGRAYGAVGETFGEAVFSTGMTGYQETLTDPSYHRQVVVMTAPHIGNTGVNDEDAESKRIWVAGYVVRDPARVSSNWRSRRSLGEELESQGVVGISGIDTRALTRHLRERGAMRVGIFSGEAVADDATLLARVKQAPEMTGANLSQEVATQEAYVVPAIGTKKFTVAAVDLGIKGMTPHRMAERGIEVHVLPATATAEDVYAVEPDGVFFSNGPGDPAAADHAVSVMRSVLERRTPLFGICFGNQILGRALGFGTYKLKYGHRGINQPVQDRTTGKVEVTAHNHGFAVDAPLDKVSDTPYGRAEVSHVCLNDNVVEGLQLLDTPAFSVQYHPEAAAGPHDAAYLFDRFVSLMEGQRA from the coding sequence ATGACCACCTCCACCAGGGGACGCGCCTCCCAGCAGGCGTCTCCCGCCGTACTCGTCCTGGAGGACGGCCGCTCGTTCCGCGGCCGCGCCTACGGGGCCGTGGGGGAGACCTTCGGCGAGGCGGTGTTCTCCACCGGCATGACCGGTTACCAGGAGACGCTGACCGATCCCTCGTACCACCGCCAGGTCGTCGTCATGACCGCCCCGCACATCGGCAACACCGGGGTCAACGACGAGGACGCCGAGTCGAAGCGGATCTGGGTCGCCGGTTACGTCGTGCGTGACCCCGCCCGCGTGTCCTCGAACTGGCGCTCCCGGCGCTCGCTCGGAGAGGAGCTGGAGAGCCAGGGCGTCGTCGGCATCAGCGGGATCGACACCCGCGCCCTCACCCGCCATCTGCGTGAGCGCGGCGCGATGCGCGTCGGGATCTTCTCCGGCGAGGCGGTCGCCGACGACGCCACCCTGCTGGCCCGGGTGAAGCAGGCCCCCGAGATGACCGGTGCGAACCTCTCCCAGGAGGTCGCCACCCAGGAGGCGTACGTCGTCCCCGCGATCGGCACCAAGAAGTTCACCGTCGCCGCCGTCGACCTCGGTATCAAGGGCATGACCCCGCACCGCATGGCCGAACGTGGCATCGAGGTGCACGTCCTGCCCGCCACCGCCACCGCCGAGGACGTGTACGCGGTCGAGCCGGACGGGGTCTTCTTCTCCAACGGCCCCGGCGACCCCGCCGCCGCCGACCACGCGGTCTCCGTCATGCGGAGCGTCCTGGAACGCCGGACCCCGCTCTTCGGCATCTGCTTCGGCAACCAGATCCTGGGCCGCGCGCTCGGTTTCGGCACGTACAAGCTCAAGTACGGCCACCGCGGCATCAACCAGCCCGTGCAGGACCGCACCACCGGCAAGGTCGAGGTCACCGCCCACAACCACGGATTCGCCGTCGACGCCCCGCTCGACAAGGTCTCCGACACCCCGTACGGCCGCGCCGAGGTCTCGCACGTCTGCCTCAACGACAACGTGGTCGAGGGCCTTCAGCTGCTGGACACCCCGGCGTTCAGCGTGCAGTACCACCCCGAGGCGGCGGCGGGCCCGCACGACGCCGCGTATCTCTTCGACCGTTTCGTCTCCCTGATGGAGGGCCAGCGTGCCTAA
- a CDS encoding dihydroorotase — protein sequence MSKILVRGARVLGGEPQDVLIDAGTVAAVGAGLEAGDAQVIEAAGQVLLPGLVDLHTHLREPGREDSETVLTGTRAAAVGGFTAVHAMANTFPVADTAGVVEQVWRLGKESGYCDVQPIGAVTVGLEGKQLAELGAMHDSAAGVRVFSDDGKCVDDAVIMRRALEYVKAFDGVVAQHAQEPRLTEGAQMNEGVVSAELGLGGWPAVAEESIIARDVLLAAHVGSRVHICHLSTAGSVEIVRWAKSKGWNVTAEVTPHHLLLTDELVRSYNPVYKVNPPLRTEADVLALREALADGTIDCVATDHAPHPHEDKDCEWAAAAMGMVGLETALSVVQQTMVDTGLLDWAGVADRMSFRPAAIGRLEGHGRPVSPGEPANLTLVDPAYRGPVDPAGFASRSRNTPYEGRELPGRVTHTFLRGRATVVDGKLA from the coding sequence ATGAGCAAGATCCTTGTACGCGGAGCGCGGGTCCTCGGTGGCGAGCCGCAGGACGTCCTGATCGACGCGGGCACCGTCGCCGCGGTGGGCGCCGGCCTGGAGGCCGGCGACGCGCAGGTGATCGAGGCGGCGGGCCAGGTCCTGCTGCCGGGTCTGGTCGATCTGCACACCCATCTGCGCGAGCCCGGCCGGGAGGACTCCGAGACCGTCCTCACCGGTACCAGGGCCGCCGCGGTCGGCGGCTTCACCGCCGTGCACGCCATGGCCAACACCTTCCCGGTGGCCGACACCGCGGGGGTCGTCGAGCAGGTCTGGCGGCTCGGCAAGGAGTCCGGCTACTGCGATGTGCAGCCCATCGGCGCCGTCACCGTCGGTCTGGAGGGCAAGCAGCTCGCCGAACTCGGCGCCATGCACGACTCCGCCGCCGGGGTACGGGTCTTCTCCGACGACGGCAAGTGCGTCGACGACGCGGTGATCATGCGCCGGGCGCTGGAGTACGTGAAGGCGTTCGACGGCGTCGTCGCCCAGCACGCCCAGGAGCCCCGCCTCACCGAGGGCGCCCAGATGAACGAGGGCGTGGTCTCCGCCGAACTCGGTCTGGGCGGCTGGCCCGCGGTCGCCGAGGAGTCGATCATCGCCCGCGACGTCCTCCTCGCCGCCCACGTCGGCTCCCGCGTCCACATCTGCCACCTGTCGACGGCCGGCTCGGTCGAGATCGTCCGCTGGGCCAAGTCCAAGGGCTGGAACGTCACCGCCGAGGTCACCCCGCACCACCTGCTGCTCACCGACGAACTCGTACGGTCGTACAACCCCGTCTACAAGGTGAACCCGCCGCTGCGCACCGAGGCCGATGTCCTGGCGCTGCGCGAGGCCCTGGCCGACGGCACCATCGACTGCGTCGCCACCGACCACGCCCCGCACCCGCACGAGGACAAGGACTGTGAGTGGGCCGCCGCCGCCATGGGCATGGTGGGCCTGGAGACCGCGCTCTCCGTGGTCCAGCAGACGATGGTCGACACCGGTCTGCTCGACTGGGCGGGCGTCGCCGACCGGATGTCCTTCCGTCCCGCGGCCATCGGCCGTCTCGAAGGACACGGGCGTCCCGTCTCGCCGGGTGAGCCCGCCAACCTCACTCTGGTCGATCCGGCATACCGTGGGCCCGTGGACCCCGCGGGCTTCGCCTCCCGCAGCCGCAACACCCCGTACGAGGGGCGCGAGCTGCCGGGACGCGTCACCCACACCTTCCTGCGGGGCCGTGCCACGGTCGTCGACGGGAAGCTCGCGTGA
- a CDS encoding aspartate carbamoyltransferase catalytic subunit, producing the protein MLRSTGANPRTPSHLISAADLTRDDAVLILDTAEEMARVADRPIKKLPTLRGRTVVNLFFEDSTRTRISFEAAAKRLSADVINFSAKGSSVSKGESLKDTALTLEAMGADAVVIRHGASGAPYRLATSGWIDAAVVNAGDGTHQHPTQALLDAFTIRRRLVGADAGIGRDLDGRRITIVGDVLHSRVARSNVQLLHTLGAQVTVVAPPTLVPVGVEQWPCDVSYSLDPVLPASDAVMMLRVQRERMNAAYFPTEREYSRRYGLDADRMAKMPGHAIVMHPGPMNRGMEITAEVADSDRCTAVEQVANGVSTRMAVLYLLLGGSETALPSSAARPSSAAGPSAPRPLDSEESK; encoded by the coding sequence ATGCTGCGCTCCACCGGGGCGAACCCCCGGACCCCCAGCCACCTCATCTCGGCCGCCGACCTCACCCGTGACGACGCCGTCCTGATCCTCGACACCGCCGAGGAGATGGCCCGGGTCGCCGACCGGCCGATCAAGAAGCTCCCGACCCTTCGCGGACGTACCGTGGTCAACCTCTTCTTCGAGGACTCGACGCGTACCCGCATCTCGTTCGAGGCCGCCGCCAAGCGGCTGTCCGCCGATGTCATCAACTTCTCGGCGAAGGGCTCGTCGGTCTCCAAGGGCGAATCGCTCAAGGACACCGCGCTGACCCTGGAGGCGATGGGCGCCGACGCCGTCGTCATCCGGCACGGTGCCTCGGGCGCCCCGTACCGGCTGGCGACCTCCGGCTGGATCGACGCGGCTGTCGTCAACGCGGGCGACGGCACCCACCAGCACCCGACCCAGGCGCTCCTGGACGCCTTCACGATCCGTCGCAGGCTGGTCGGCGCGGACGCCGGGATCGGCCGGGACCTGGACGGCCGGCGGATCACGATCGTCGGGGACGTGCTGCACAGCCGGGTGGCCCGCTCCAACGTCCAGTTGCTGCACACGCTCGGCGCCCAGGTCACGGTGGTGGCGCCACCCACCCTGGTCCCGGTCGGGGTCGAGCAGTGGCCCTGCGACGTCAGTTACAGCCTCGACCCGGTGCTGCCCGCGTCCGACGCGGTGATGATGCTGAGGGTGCAGCGCGAGCGGATGAACGCCGCGTACTTCCCCACGGAGCGCGAGTACTCCCGCCGCTACGGCCTCGACGCCGACCGCATGGCGAAGATGCCCGGGCACGCCATCGTGATGCACCCCGGCCCGATGAACCGCGGCATGGAGATCACCGCCGAGGTCGCGGACTCCGACCGGTGCACCGCGGTCGAGCAGGTCGCCAACGGGGTCTCCACCCGGATGGCCGTCCTGTACCTGCTGCTGGGCGGCTCCGAGACCGCCCTGCCGTCCTCCGCCGCACGTCCGTCCTCCGCCGCGGGCCCGAGCGCCCCGCGGCCCCTTGACTCCGAGGAGAGCAAGTAA
- the pyrR gene encoding bifunctional pyr operon transcriptional regulator/uracil phosphoribosyltransferase PyrR encodes MDAQHAETGNAARPVLEAPDIARVLTRIAHEIVERAKGADDVVLLGIPTRGVFLARRLADKLEEITGRETPVGSLDITMYRDDLRMRPARALARTEIPGEGIEDRLVVLVDDVLFSGRTIRAALDALGDIGRPRAVQLAVLVDRGHRELPIRADYVGKNLPTSLREAVRVQLAEEDGRDAVLLGVRPTAPAGEQ; translated from the coding sequence ATGGACGCACAGCACGCAGAGACCGGCAATGCGGCACGCCCCGTTCTTGAGGCTCCCGACATCGCACGAGTTCTGACCCGGATCGCCCACGAGATCGTCGAACGCGCCAAGGGCGCCGACGACGTGGTGCTGCTCGGCATTCCCACGCGAGGTGTCTTCCTCGCCCGTCGGCTCGCCGACAAGCTCGAAGAGATCACCGGCCGCGAGACGCCGGTCGGCTCCCTCGACATCACCATGTACCGCGACGATCTCCGGATGCGCCCGGCGCGCGCCCTGGCGCGTACCGAGATCCCCGGGGAGGGCATCGAGGACCGTCTCGTCGTCCTGGTCGACGACGTGCTCTTCTCCGGCCGTACGATCCGTGCCGCGCTCGACGCGCTCGGCGACATCGGCCGCCCCCGGGCCGTCCAGCTCGCGGTCCTCGTCGACCGGGGCCACCGCGAACTCCCGATCCGCGCGGACTACGTCGGCAAGAACCTCCCCACGTCGCTGCGGGAGGCGGTCCGGGTCCAGCTCGCCGAGGAGGACGGCCGCGACGCCGTGCTGCTCGGGGTCCGGCCCACTGCCCCGGCCGGCGAGCAGTAG
- the bldD gene encoding transcriptional regulator BldD: protein MSSEYAKQLGAKLRAIRTQQGLSLHGVEEKSQGRWKAVVVGSYERGDRAVTVQRLAELADFYGVPVQELLPGTTPGGAAEPPPKLVLDLERLAHVPPEKAGPLQRYAATIQSQRGDYNGKVLSIRQDDLRTLAVIYDQSPSVLTEQLISWGVLDADARRAVAHDEG, encoded by the coding sequence ATGTCCAGCGAATACGCAAAGCAGCTCGGGGCCAAGCTCCGCGCCATCCGCACCCAGCAGGGCCTCTCCCTCCACGGCGTGGAGGAGAAGTCGCAGGGCCGCTGGAAGGCCGTCGTGGTCGGTTCGTACGAACGCGGCGACCGCGCCGTGACCGTACAGCGTCTCGCCGAGCTCGCGGATTTCTACGGCGTCCCGGTGCAGGAGCTACTGCCCGGCACGACGCCCGGCGGGGCCGCCGAGCCGCCGCCGAAGCTTGTCCTGGATCTGGAGCGTCTTGCCCACGTGCCGCCGGAGAAGGCCGGGCCGTTGCAGCGTTACGCCGCGACGATCCAGAGCCAGCGCGGTGACTACAACGGCAAGGTGCTGTCGATCCGGCAGGACGACCTGCGCACGCTGGCCGTGATCTACGACCAGTCGCCGTCCGTGCTGACGGAACAGCTGATCAGCTGGGGTGTGCTGGACGCGGATGCGCGTCGGGCGGTCGCCCACGACGAGGGCTGA
- the nusB gene encoding transcription antitermination factor NusB, with the protein MAARNKARKRAFQILFEADQRGESVQTVLADWVRHSRTDDRQPPVGEYTMELVEGYARYADRIDDLIITYAVDWEIDRMPVVDRSILRLGAYELIWVDETPDAVVIDEAVQLAKEFSTDDSPSFVNGLLARFKDLKPNLRREQ; encoded by the coding sequence GTGGCTGCCCGGAACAAGGCCCGCAAGCGCGCCTTCCAGATCCTCTTCGAGGCCGACCAGCGCGGTGAGTCCGTGCAGACGGTCCTCGCGGACTGGGTACGGCACTCGCGGACCGACGACCGTCAGCCGCCGGTCGGCGAGTACACGATGGAGCTCGTCGAGGGGTACGCGCGGTACGCGGACCGCATCGACGACCTCATCATCACCTACGCCGTCGACTGGGAGATCGACCGGATGCCGGTCGTGGACCGTTCCATCCTGCGGCTCGGCGCGTACGAGCTGATCTGGGTGGACGAGACCCCGGACGCGGTGGTGATCGACGAGGCGGTGCAGCTCGCCAAGGAGTTCTCCACCGATGACTCACCGTCCTTCGTGAACGGCCTGCTGGCCCGCTTCAAGGACCTCAAGCCGAACCTGCGCCGGGAGCAGTAG
- the efp gene encoding elongation factor P, with protein sequence MASTNDLKNGLVLKLDGGQLWSVVEFQHVKPGKGPAFVRTKLKNVLSGKVVDKTFNAGVKVETATVDRRDMQFSYMDGEYYVFMDMETYDQLMVDRKAVGDAANYLIEGFTASVATHEGEVLYVELPAAVELTIQHTDPGVQGDRSTGGTKPATLETGYEIGVPLFITTGEKIKVDTRTGDYLGRVNS encoded by the coding sequence GTGGCTTCCACGAACGACCTCAAGAACGGCCTGGTGCTCAAGCTCGACGGGGGCCAGCTCTGGTCCGTCGTCGAGTTCCAGCACGTCAAGCCCGGCAAGGGCCCGGCCTTCGTGCGCACCAAGCTCAAGAACGTGCTCTCCGGCAAGGTCGTCGACAAGACGTTCAACGCCGGTGTGAAGGTCGAAACGGCCACCGTCGACCGACGCGACATGCAGTTCTCGTACATGGACGGCGAGTACTACGTCTTCATGGACATGGAGACCTACGACCAGCTGATGGTCGACCGCAAGGCCGTCGGCGATGCCGCCAACTACCTGATCGAGGGCTTCACGGCCAGCGTCGCGACGCACGAGGGCGAGGTGCTGTACGTCGAGCTTCCCGCCGCGGTCGAGCTGACCATCCAGCACACCGACCCGGGCGTCCAGGGCGACCGCTCCACCGGTGGCACCAAGCCCGCCACCCTGGAGACCGGTTACGAGATCGGCGTCCCGCTCTTCATCACCACCGGTGAGAAGATCAAGGTCGACACCCGCACGGGCGACTACCTCGGCCGGGTGAACAGCTAA
- a CDS encoding aminopeptidase P family protein — MSEVYAVRRGLLRDRCAAVGTAAALVSRPANVRYLAGGAPPGAVLLLGPGEDVLLCPRAPAEEPAESRPDEQLRLLVLPGPDGDPVVAAADLAETTGAESLAVEEHDLTVTRHRAMGSVAPRLTLADLGTTVEQLRIVKDEEEIACLRIAAEITDQALGELLESILVGRTERHLALELERRLVDHGAEGPAFPTSVATGPNSGRGRHRPSDRRVEEGDFLSVRLGANYRGYRCEIGRTFVIGTAPADWQIDLYDLVFAAQRAAREALLPGAAYRDVDHAARHLLDSAGHGEGFGSSTGHGVGLEIDEDPQLAPTAMGKLDACVPVTVEPGVHLPGRGGVRIDDTLVVRPEADGGPELLTITTKELLAL; from the coding sequence ATGTCAGAGGTGTACGCCGTCCGCCGCGGGCTGCTCCGCGACCGGTGCGCCGCGGTCGGAACCGCCGCCGCCCTGGTCTCCCGCCCCGCCAACGTCCGCTACCTCGCGGGCGGTGCGCCACCGGGCGCCGTACTGCTGCTCGGCCCCGGCGAGGACGTCCTGCTCTGCCCCCGCGCCCCGGCCGAGGAGCCCGCCGAGAGCCGCCCCGACGAGCAGTTGCGGCTGCTCGTGCTGCCCGGACCGGACGGCGACCCCGTCGTCGCGGCCGCCGATCTGGCCGAGACCACGGGCGCGGAGTCCCTCGCGGTCGAGGAACACGACCTGACCGTCACCCGCCACCGCGCCATGGGTTCCGTCGCGCCCCGGCTGACGTTGGCCGACCTCGGCACCACCGTCGAACAGCTGAGGATCGTCAAGGACGAGGAGGAGATCGCCTGTCTGCGGATCGCCGCCGAGATCACCGACCAGGCCCTGGGTGAACTCCTCGAATCGATCCTGGTGGGCCGCACCGAACGTCACCTCGCGCTGGAACTGGAGCGCAGGCTCGTCGACCACGGCGCCGAGGGACCGGCCTTCCCCACCTCCGTCGCCACCGGTCCGAACTCGGGCCGCGGCCGCCACCGGCCCTCGGACCGGCGGGTGGAGGAAGGAGATTTCCTCTCCGTCCGCCTCGGCGCGAACTACCGCGGCTACCGGTGCGAGATCGGCCGCACGTTCGTCATCGGAACGGCCCCCGCCGACTGGCAGATCGACCTTTACGACCTGGTTTTCGCCGCTCAGCGGGCCGCGCGGGAAGCCCTGCTGCCCGGCGCCGCCTACCGCGACGTGGACCACGCGGCCCGCCACCTCCTGGACTCGGCGGGCCACGGCGAGGGCTTCGGCTCCTCGACCGGACACGGTGTGGGACTCGAAATCGACGAGGACCCGCAGTTGGCACCTACGGCCATGGGTAAACTGGACGCTTGTGTGCCGGTCACCGTCGAACCGGGGGTCCACCTCCCGGGCCGGGGCGGAGTCCGGATCGATGACACGCTCGTCGTGCGCCCAGAGGCGGACGGCGGACCCGAGCTACTCACCATTACGACCAAGGAGCTGCTCGCGCTCTAG
- a CDS encoding Pro-rich N-terminal domain-containing protein, which yields MQYAVGAPLPPPQGPGTGPVGRPHQAQHPGPPGAPPPPRTPPAPPQGHGWSGPAPAPAAPLPPESTGHVRLPPGGPVPLPAPPAEPGTGTATLAVLLIGPAGAGKTTVARLWAARRRVPTAHISLDDVREWVRSGFADPQAGWNDHSEAQYRLARRTCGFAARNFLANGISCVLDDAVFPDRPVVGLGGWKRHVGPGLLPVVLLPGLEVVLERNAARSGNRRLSDEEVARIHGRMAGWYGSGLPIIDNSTYDVETTARVLDDVLARSIASPPAW from the coding sequence ATGCAGTACGCAGTGGGGGCCCCGCTGCCGCCGCCCCAGGGCCCGGGAACGGGCCCCGTCGGCCGGCCGCACCAGGCCCAGCACCCAGGGCCGCCGGGGGCGCCGCCCCCGCCCCGTACCCCGCCCGCCCCTCCCCAGGGCCACGGCTGGAGCGGCCCCGCCCCGGCACCGGCCGCCCCGCTGCCGCCCGAGAGCACCGGTCATGTCCGGCTGCCCCCCGGCGGACCCGTCCCGCTGCCCGCGCCACCGGCCGAGCCCGGCACCGGCACGGCCACCCTCGCCGTGCTCCTGATCGGCCCGGCGGGCGCGGGCAAGACCACCGTCGCCAGGCTCTGGGCGGCCCGCCGCAGGGTCCCCACCGCGCACATCAGTCTGGACGACGTCCGTGAGTGGGTCCGCTCCGGCTTCGCCGACCCGCAGGCCGGCTGGAACGACCACTCCGAGGCGCAGTACCGCCTGGCCCGCCGCACCTGTGGCTTCGCCGCCCGCAACTTCCTCGCCAACGGCATCTCCTGCGTCCTCGACGACGCCGTCTTCCCGGACCGCCCGGTCGTCGGCCTCGGCGGCTGGAAGCGGCACGTCGGTCCCGGACTGCTGCCCGTCGTCCTCCTGCCCGGCCTGGAGGTCGTCCTGGAGCGCAACGCGGCCCGCAGCGGCAACCGCCGGCTCTCCGACGAGGAGGTCGCCCGCATCCACGGCCGGATGGCCGGGTGGTACGGCTCCGGGCTGCCGATCATCGACAACTCCACGTACGACGTCGAGACCACCGCCCGCGTGCTCGACGACGTGCTCGCCCGCTCGATAGCCAGCCCGCCGGCCTGGTGA
- the aroQ gene encoding type II 3-dehydroquinate dehydratase: MSRRVLVLNGPNLGRLGSREPDVYGATSYAGLVDTCRALGKELGFDVDVRETNDEGQLIRWLHEAADGSIPVVLNPGAFTHYSYGMRDAAAQRTAPLIEVHISNPYAREEFRHTSVVAPVATGTVAGFGIGSYRLALRALADELTD; encoded by the coding sequence GTGAGCCGCCGGGTCCTCGTGCTCAACGGTCCGAACCTCGGCCGGCTCGGCTCCCGCGAGCCCGACGTGTACGGGGCGACCTCCTACGCCGGACTCGTCGACACCTGCCGGGCCCTCGGCAAGGAGCTCGGCTTCGACGTGGACGTCCGGGAGACCAACGACGAGGGCCAGCTGATCCGCTGGCTCCACGAGGCGGCCGACGGATCGATTCCGGTCGTTCTCAATCCCGGTGCGTTCACCCACTATTCGTACGGTATGCGCGACGCGGCCGCCCAGCGCACCGCCCCGCTCATCGAGGTGCACATCTCGAACCCGTACGCGCGCGAGGAGTTCCGCCACACCTCGGTGGTCGCACCGGTCGCCACCGGCACCGTCGCCGGATTCGGCATCGGCTCCTACCGTCTCGCGCTGCGGGCCCTCGCGGACGAACTGACGGACTGA
- the aroB gene encoding 3-dehydroquinate synthase: protein MSRPLIVLVGPMGVGKSTVGALLAQRLGTHYRDTDADVVAAAGKPIAEIFYDEGEPHFRELEHRAVSAALAEHAGVLALGGGAVLDAATRSLLAGHTVVYLSMDVEEAVRRVGLNTARPLLAVNPRRQWRELMDARRPLYDEVARAVVTTDERTPEEVAQAVLDALELPERVADPAPSGQENTHMTDESHIRIQVAGTAGTDPYEVLVGRQLLGELPRLIGDRVKRVAVLHPEALAETGEAVRQDLADQGYEAIAIQLPNAEEAKTVEVAAYCWKALGQTGFTRTDVIVGVGGGATTDVAGFVAASWLRGVRWIAVPTTVLGMVDAAVGGKTGINTAEGKNLVGAFHPPAGVLCDLAALDSLPVHDYVSGMAEIIKAGFIADPVILDLVEADPEGARTPTGPHTAELIERSVRVKAEVVSGDLKESGRREILNYGHTLAHAIEKNERYKWRHGAAVSVGMVFAAELGRLAGRLDDATADRHRAVLESVGLPLTYRGDQWPKLLENMRVDKKSRGDLLRFIVLDGLAKPTVLEGPDPAVLLAAFGEVSA, encoded by the coding sequence ATGAGCCGTCCACTGATCGTCCTCGTCGGACCGATGGGCGTCGGCAAGTCCACCGTCGGAGCGCTGCTCGCGCAGCGGCTCGGCACCCACTACCGGGACACCGACGCCGATGTCGTGGCCGCAGCCGGCAAGCCGATCGCGGAGATCTTCTACGACGAGGGCGAGCCGCACTTCCGTGAGCTGGAGCACCGGGCCGTCAGCGCCGCGCTCGCCGAGCACGCCGGGGTCCTCGCGCTCGGCGGCGGCGCGGTCCTCGACGCGGCGACCCGCTCCCTGCTCGCCGGGCACACGGTCGTCTACCTCTCGATGGACGTCGAGGAGGCGGTGAGGCGCGTCGGTCTGAACACCGCCCGCCCGCTGCTCGCGGTCAACCCGCGGCGGCAGTGGCGCGAACTCATGGACGCACGCCGCCCCCTCTACGACGAGGTGGCCCGCGCGGTCGTCACCACCGACGAGCGCACCCCCGAAGAGGTCGCCCAAGCGGTCCTCGACGCACTGGAACTGCCGGAGCGGGTGGCCGACCCCGCACCATCCGGCCAGGAGAACACGCACATGACGGACGAGAGCCACATCCGCATCCAGGTCGCAGGCACGGCGGGCACCGACCCGTACGAGGTGCTGGTCGGCCGTCAGCTGCTCGGCGAGCTGCCCAGGCTGATCGGCGACCGCGTCAAGCGGGTCGCCGTCCTGCACCCCGAAGCGCTCGCCGAGACCGGTGAGGCGGTCCGTCAGGACCTCGCGGACCAGGGGTACGAGGCCATCGCGATCCAGCTCCCGAACGCCGAGGAGGCCAAGACCGTCGAGGTCGCGGCGTACTGCTGGAAGGCGCTGGGCCAGACCGGTTTCACCCGTACCGATGTCATCGTCGGCGTCGGCGGCGGCGCGACCACCGATGTGGCGGGCTTCGTCGCGGCGAGCTGGCTGCGCGGGGTGCGCTGGATCGCCGTGCCGACGACCGTGCTCGGCATGGTCGACGCGGCGGTCGGGGGCAAGACCGGCATCAACACCGCCGAGGGCAAGAACCTCGTCGGCGCCTTCCACCCGCCCGCCGGGGTGCTCTGCGACCTGGCCGCACTCGACTCGCTGCCGGTCCACGACTACGTGTCCGGCATGGCGGAGATCATCAAGGCCGGCTTCATCGCCGATCCGGTGATCCTCGACCTCGTCGAGGCGGACCCCGAGGGCGCCCGCACGCCCACCGGGCCGCACACCGCCGAGCTGATCGAGCGCTCCGTACGGGTCAAGGCGGAGGTCGTCTCCGGTGACCTCAAGGAGTCGGGCCGCCGGGAGATCCTGAACTACGGCCACACCCTCGCCCACGCCATCGAGAAGAACGAGCGCTACAAGTGGCGCCACGGCGCGGCCGTCTCGGTCGGCATGGTCTTCGCCGCCGAACTGGGCCGCCTCGCCGGCCGGCTCGACGACGCCACCGCCGACCGGCACCGCGCCGTCCTGGAGTCCGTCGGACTGCCGCTCACCTACCGCGGCGACCAGTGGCCGAAGCTCCTGGAGAACATGAGGGTCGACAAGAAGTCCCGCGGCGATCTGCTGCGCTTCATCGTGCTCGACGGCCTCGCCAAGCCCACCGTCCTCGAAGGCCCCGACCCGGCCGTCCTGCTCGCCGCCTTCGGCGAGGTGTCGGCGTGA